A region of Streptomyces sp. NBC_01750 DNA encodes the following proteins:
- a CDS encoding APC family permease → MAEVAEASKVAQADESSVELGGYQQELKRTLGSFQVFAISFAFISVAVGIFATYDDVLQNAGPVGLWLWPIAAVGQVLVALVVAQLAARIALSGSSYQWASRLANPKVGWGFGWLTFCYLAIAVVAIDNALASQAIMPLAGMQPDEGTARLITLVVLLIQTLLAVASTRIVSMINASAVGLELALVVVVAIALVIAVAVTGHGAADNLTSRGVTENAQDYFTVGGGLMLAMIMGLATLVGFDAAANLAEEAKDPYRSVPRAIVGSVVAAGLLGMLFLISLTVAIEDIPRITASGSPVAAIMHDQFGPVMERVLLVAIAFAFFGAGMVVMTACSRIVFAMSRDSRFPAHRLMRRVNPRTHTPVPATILIFVVGVVLMVALPGAALLKLITASTILPAIIYGATIVLYLAVRRRLDRKKGAFDLGRFELPVAICALVWSVVSLFVLVAPAEALVPVLIVVGLLLAGGLFFLGLLIFDRGALETEPGDVSVFRH, encoded by the coding sequence GTGGCCGAGGTGGCTGAGGCTTCGAAGGTCGCGCAGGCCGACGAGAGTTCCGTCGAGCTCGGGGGCTACCAGCAGGAGCTGAAACGGACGCTCGGCTCCTTTCAGGTGTTCGCGATCTCGTTCGCGTTCATCTCGGTGGCGGTTGGCATCTTCGCGACGTACGACGACGTGCTGCAGAACGCGGGGCCGGTCGGGCTTTGGCTGTGGCCCATCGCGGCGGTGGGGCAGGTCCTGGTGGCCTTGGTGGTCGCGCAGCTCGCGGCCCGCATCGCGCTCAGCGGCTCGTCCTACCAATGGGCCTCGCGGCTGGCCAACCCGAAGGTCGGCTGGGGGTTCGGTTGGCTGACCTTCTGCTACCTGGCGATCGCGGTCGTGGCGATCGACAATGCACTCGCGAGTCAGGCCATCATGCCGCTCGCCGGCATGCAGCCGGACGAGGGTACGGCGCGCCTGATCACGCTCGTGGTGCTGCTCATCCAGACCTTGCTCGCAGTGGCCTCGACACGCATCGTCAGCATGATCAACGCGAGCGCGGTGGGGCTCGAGCTGGCGCTCGTCGTGGTGGTGGCCATCGCCCTCGTCATCGCTGTGGCGGTCACGGGCCACGGCGCAGCCGACAACCTCACCTCGCGCGGTGTCACCGAGAACGCCCAGGACTATTTCACCGTGGGCGGCGGGTTGATGCTCGCGATGATCATGGGCCTGGCTACGCTCGTCGGCTTCGATGCCGCGGCCAACCTGGCCGAGGAGGCCAAGGATCCCTATCGCAGCGTCCCGCGCGCGATCGTGGGATCGGTCGTGGCCGCCGGTCTGCTGGGGATGCTGTTCCTGATCTCGCTCACCGTCGCGATCGAAGACATTCCGCGGATCACCGCCAGCGGCTCGCCGGTCGCGGCGATCATGCACGATCAGTTCGGTCCGGTGATGGAGAGAGTGCTACTGGTTGCGATCGCGTTCGCGTTCTTCGGCGCCGGGATGGTGGTGATGACCGCGTGCTCGCGGATCGTTTTCGCGATGTCGCGCGACTCACGCTTCCCTGCCCACCGGCTGATGCGACGGGTCAACCCACGCACGCATACGCCGGTCCCGGCGACGATCCTGATCTTCGTCGTGGGAGTCGTCCTGATGGTCGCGTTGCCGGGTGCCGCACTGCTGAAGCTGATCACGGCGTCGACGATCCTCCCGGCGATCATCTACGGCGCGACGATTGTCCTCTACCTGGCGGTGCGCCGACGGCTGGACCGCAAAAAGGGCGCGTTCGACCTCGGGCGCTTCGAGTTGCCGGTCGCGATCTGCGCGCTGGTGTGGTCGGTCGTCTCACTGTTTGTGCTGGTGGCGCCGGCGGAGGCGCTCGTCCCGGTCCTGATCGTGGTCGGTTTGCTTCTTGCGGGCGGGCTTTTCTTCCTCGGCCTGCTGATCTTCGACCGTGGGGCGCTGGAGACCGAGCCCGGAGACGTGAGCGTCTTCAGGCACTGA